In Gossypium arboreum isolate Shixiya-1 chromosome 5, ASM2569848v2, whole genome shotgun sequence, a single genomic region encodes these proteins:
- the LOC108485452 gene encoding shugoshin-1: protein MGGERMAKRSSLGSLMRKRLSDITNTQSQPKPSNQEEKPQQIPPAAEDYINQLIKEKMTLIEVVEERNKIIELSGTELQNLRTSLQKLQLQNWNLAQSNSQILAELNLGRDRVKALQHELVCKDALLKAKNLERKGKADINDQNTDHAAEDDDKACTRNRRRNARSQSMGPSTTSRRSGDKEKAENKRRCLRRRTARFKSQEAENLFEIDDLDYVGAQPDTPMHELAASSLSMEEACSNPRAESRSSIAARPLPLRKAVEKVQSYKEVPLNIKMRRNE from the exons ATGGGGGGCGAAAGAATGGCGAAAAGATCATCTTTAGGGAGCTTAATGAGGAAGAGATTGTCTGATATCACCAATACACAGTCACAGCCAAAGCCTTCAAACCAAGAGGAAAAGCCTCAACAAATTCCCCCTGCTGCTGAAGACTACATTAATCAGTTAATTAAG GAAAAGATGACACTGATTGAAGTCGTTGAGGAGAGAAA TAAGATTATTGAGCTAAGTGGAACTGAGTTGCAGAATCTGAGAACTAGTTTGCAAAAATTACAGCTACAGAATTGGAACCTTGCTCAATCCAATAGTCAAATATTAGCG GAGCTTAATTTAGGGAGAGATCGG GTGAAAGCCCTACAACATGAGCTTGTATGCAAGGATGCTTTACTCAAAGCTAAGAACCTGGAAAGAAAG GGGAAAGCGGATATCAACGATCAAAATACTGACCACGCAGCTGAGGACGATGACAAGGCTTGTACCCGCAACAGAAGGCGTAATGCTAGAAGTCAAT CTATGGGCCCTTCAACCACAAGCAGAAGAAGTGGAGATAAAGAGAAGGCTGAAAATAAAAG GCGTTGTTTGAGACGGCGAACTGCTAGGTTTAAATCCCAAGAGGCAGAGAATCTATTTGAGATTGATGACCTCGACTATGTGGGCGCTCAACCTGATACTCCGATGCATGAATTGGCAGCTTCATCTCTTAGCATGGAAGAAGCTTGTAGTAACCCAAGAGCTGAAAGCAGAAGTTCGATCGCTGCAAGGCCATTACCATTACGCAAAGCAGTCGAGAAAGTGCAGTCATACAAGGAAGTTCCACTTAATATCAAAATGCGGAGAAATGAGTGA